The following proteins are co-located in the Carassius carassius chromosome 39, fCarCar2.1, whole genome shotgun sequence genome:
- the LOC132121499 gene encoding mRNA decay activator protein ZFP36L2-A-like — protein sequence MSASVLSSMYDFDREKVPNSNAVYFHNMLEKRNVGVPFAASNTNSNRSFDHFRSNSTNHMDFNMSNRLQIGFESSTPGFMNKENKYRDRAFSDTGVRSQQLQEILQQKPGSQINLTRYKTELCRPFEENGSCKYGEKCQFAHGYHELRNLSRHPKYKTEPCRTFHTIGFCPYGPRCHFIHNADERRAAMSNSQLRISREIGVLEEKQSSNSFLRLRERPKLHHSLSFSGFSSSCSNESALIDSPTSRTPPPPTCTLTPSSPFLNAFTFPDQDLKAFLAPIIPQTQSQSSGGLYGNIQTSACPPSPPFKMSQCPSMHPLSESPVFDSPPSPPDSLSDPEGYLSGSCCSSGTISGSESPSMDANRRLPIFSRLSISDD from the exons ATGTCTGCTTCGGTGCTGTCTTCCATGTATGATTTCGACAGG gaaaaAGTCCCAAATTCAAATGCAGTCTATTTCCACAATATGCTGGAAAAGAGGAATGTTGGGGTCCCATTCGCTGCTTCCAATACCAACAGCAACAGGTCTTTTGATCATTTCAGGAGTAACTCCACAAACCACATGGACTTCAACATGAGCAACAGGCTCCAGATCGGTTTCGAGAGCTCGACACCAGGCTTCATGAATAAAGAAAACAAGTACAGAGACCGTGCGTTCAGTGACACAGGAGTACGCAGTCAACAACTTCAGGAAATCCTTCAACAAAAGCCTGGCTCTCAGATCAACTTGACCCGCTACAAAACCGAACTTTGCAGGCCTTTTGAGGAAAATGGCTCGTGCAAGTATGGGGAAAAGTGTCAGTTCGCTCATGGCTATCACGAACTGAGAAACCTGTCCCGCCACCCAAAGTACAAGACCGAGCCATGCCGCACATTCCACACTATAGGTTTCTGTCCATACGGCCCCCGCTGCCACTTCATTCACAACGCGGATGAGCGAAGAGCTGCTATGAGTAACTCTCAACTAAGGATCAGCAGGGAGATTGGTGTCCTGGAAGAGAAGCAATCATCAAACTCATTCCTGAGACTGAGGGAAAGACCAAAGCTACACCACAGCCTGAGCTTTTCTGGCTTCTCCAGCTCCTGCAGCAATGAGTCTGCTTTGATTGACAGCCCAACATCACGCACGCCCCCACCGCCCACCTGCACACTCACTCCCAGCTCACCCTTTCTGAATGCGTTCACTTTCCCCGATCAGGATCTTAAGGCTTTTCTTGCACCCATCATCCCTCAGACCCAAAGTCAGAGCAGCGGTGGCTTGTATGGTAACATCCAGACCAGCGCTTGCCCCCCATCACCGCCTTTCAAAATGAGCCAATGTCCCTCCATGCATCCACTCTCAGAGTCTCCAGTGTTCGATTCTCCACCAAGCCCGCCGGATTCCCTCTCTGATCCTGAGGGATACCTGAGTGGCTCTTGCTGTTCCTCTGGCACAATCAGCGGCTCGGAGTCGCCCAGTATGGATGCAAATAGACGTTTGCCAATCTTCAGCAGGCTGTCGATTTCAGACGATTGA